In Zingiber officinale cultivar Zhangliang chromosome 3B, Zo_v1.1, whole genome shotgun sequence, a single window of DNA contains:
- the LOC121967262 gene encoding pentatricopeptide repeat-containing protein At1g11900-like isoform X1 has product MATTILSLSRQSFQVIRRMQSRYSRPSFVHDVLWNNMIVSGKLPPLLSITHSITTQESSRQENIIKDLELFIKSKKDIEAISVKKICTEYIEKLCRSGHLADTAHVFRHLHGGDINLDLNTYTLLLAGAIEMNNFTLFSEVLRVLMSKLSPDITSHKKVAQTLEKVSDSNVICDFVKDVSNITSCTYCTVINRIIYVTAKLGMIDKSLIIFEVLKNLHLEMDTVTFNTVLEILGKGGRTSEMLSEFLVMKDLGHVPDVITYSTLINNLRRFGRLDLCKTIASEISEKGIQLDLLTYTALVDAFGRSGKVEDAFWIFEEMKKFHNPSIYAYRAIISNLKKMGKFELALRLSS; this is encoded by the exons atggcgaCGACGATCTTATCCTTATCGCGACAGTCATTCCAGGTTATTCGGAGGATGCAATCA AGGTACAGCAGACCCTCATTTGTTCATGATGTTCTGTGGAATAACATGATCGTCAGTGGTAAGCTTCCACCACTGTTGTCAATCACACATTCCATCACAACACAAGAATCTTCTCGACAAGAAAATATAATCAAGGACTTGGAGCTCTTTATAAAGAGTAAGAAGGATATTGAAGCAATTTCAGTGAAGAAAATTTGTACCGAGTATATTGAGAAACTTTGTAGATCAGGCCATTTGGCGGATACTGCTCATGTATTTAGACATCTACATGGTGGAGACATCAACCTGGATCTGAATACCTATACCCTTCTTCTAGCAGGTGCAATCGAAATGAATAATTTCACTCTTTTCTCTGAGGTCTTAAGAGTTCTAATGTCTAAATTGTCTCCTGATATTACATCTCACAAAAAAGTTGCCCAAACTCTTGAAAAGGTATCCGACTCAAATGTGATATGTGACTTTGTGAAAGATGTATCTAACATAACAAGTTGCACATATTGTACTGTGATAAACAGAATCATATACGTGACTGCTAAATTGGGGATGATTGATAAAAGCTTGATAATATTTGAAGTGTTGAAGAATCTTCATCTGGAAATGGACACAGTCACATTTAATACAGTTTTAGAGATATTAGGTAAAGGAGGTAGGACAAGCGAGATGCTATCTGAGTTTTTGGTGATGAAAGATCTTGGACATGTTCCTGATGTTATTACTTATAGCACATTGATCAACAATTTGCGTAGATTTGGTAGGCTAGATCTCTGCAAGACAATTGCAAGCGAAATATCCGAGAAAGGAATTCAGTTAGACTTGCTAACTTATACTGCCCTAGTTGATGCATTTGGACGCTCAGGAAAGGTGGAAGATGCATTTTGGATATTTGAAGagatgaagaaatttcataaccCATCCATATATGCCTATCGTGCAATTATTAGCAACTTGAAAAAGATGGGAAAATTTGAACTAGCACTTCGTTTATCTTCATAA
- the LOC121967262 gene encoding pentatricopeptide repeat-containing protein At1g11900-like isoform X2, producing the protein MATTILSLSRQSFQRYSRPSFVHDVLWNNMIVSGKLPPLLSITHSITTQESSRQENIIKDLELFIKSKKDIEAISVKKICTEYIEKLCRSGHLADTAHVFRHLHGGDINLDLNTYTLLLAGAIEMNNFTLFSEVLRVLMSKLSPDITSHKKVAQTLEKVSDSNVICDFVKDVSNITSCTYCTVINRIIYVTAKLGMIDKSLIIFEVLKNLHLEMDTVTFNTVLEILGKGGRTSEMLSEFLVMKDLGHVPDVITYSTLINNLRRFGRLDLCKTIASEISEKGIQLDLLTYTALVDAFGRSGKVEDAFWIFEEMKKFHNPSIYAYRAIISNLKKMGKFELALRLSS; encoded by the exons atggcgaCGACGATCTTATCCTTATCGCGACAGTCATTCCAG AGGTACAGCAGACCCTCATTTGTTCATGATGTTCTGTGGAATAACATGATCGTCAGTGGTAAGCTTCCACCACTGTTGTCAATCACACATTCCATCACAACACAAGAATCTTCTCGACAAGAAAATATAATCAAGGACTTGGAGCTCTTTATAAAGAGTAAGAAGGATATTGAAGCAATTTCAGTGAAGAAAATTTGTACCGAGTATATTGAGAAACTTTGTAGATCAGGCCATTTGGCGGATACTGCTCATGTATTTAGACATCTACATGGTGGAGACATCAACCTGGATCTGAATACCTATACCCTTCTTCTAGCAGGTGCAATCGAAATGAATAATTTCACTCTTTTCTCTGAGGTCTTAAGAGTTCTAATGTCTAAATTGTCTCCTGATATTACATCTCACAAAAAAGTTGCCCAAACTCTTGAAAAGGTATCCGACTCAAATGTGATATGTGACTTTGTGAAAGATGTATCTAACATAACAAGTTGCACATATTGTACTGTGATAAACAGAATCATATACGTGACTGCTAAATTGGGGATGATTGATAAAAGCTTGATAATATTTGAAGTGTTGAAGAATCTTCATCTGGAAATGGACACAGTCACATTTAATACAGTTTTAGAGATATTAGGTAAAGGAGGTAGGACAAGCGAGATGCTATCTGAGTTTTTGGTGATGAAAGATCTTGGACATGTTCCTGATGTTATTACTTATAGCACATTGATCAACAATTTGCGTAGATTTGGTAGGCTAGATCTCTGCAAGACAATTGCAAGCGAAATATCCGAGAAAGGAATTCAGTTAGACTTGCTAACTTATACTGCCCTAGTTGATGCATTTGGACGCTCAGGAAAGGTGGAAGATGCATTTTGGATATTTGAAGagatgaagaaatttcataaccCATCCATATATGCCTATCGTGCAATTATTAGCAACTTGAAAAAGATGGGAAAATTTGAACTAGCACTTCGTTTATCTTCATAA
- the LOC121967261 gene encoding U1 small nuclear ribonucleoprotein 70 kDa-like: MGDYNDALNRNNPQARTKAQNRANVLQMKLIGQSHSTGLTANLLKLFEPRPQLEYKPPPEKRRCPPYTGMAQFVSKFAEPTDPEYSPPIVEGESRVQRRARIRKLRLEDGARKVAEELEKYDPSKDPNATGDPYKTLFVARLNYETTEHRIKREFETYGPIKRVRLVTDKETNKPRGYGFVEYVHTRDMKTAYKQADGKKLDNRRVLVDVERGRTVPNWRPRRLGGGLGTTRTGGEEFTQKHSVREHQQLASGQSRSEEPRARDDRLLDREKSRERGRDREREERPRERSHERAREPREDRHHHHRDRDRNKERERDREKDRDRDREKDRGRDRDHDRDRARGRDKERNHGRDYDRERERDRPRDRDRERERDYDQAGYEREGGGYIHDKDSEYGSQSKHGRERSGTRERNVEHDNGQEWYEGLRNQYDEPKGQKHYDHPPPHDLAEQTERSKQRQDYYEHRSYDRLQPDYFQNQHGYADLDQREEGEAVGDDYGYHHSERSLSRERQG; the protein is encoded by the exons ATGGGGGACTACAACGATGCCCTGAATCGCAACAATCCCCAGGCCCGCACCAAAGCTCAGAACCGAGCCAATGTTCTCCAGATGAAGCTT ATTGGGCAAAGTCATTCAACTGGTCTTACTGCTAATCTATTGAAGCTTTTTGAGCCACGCCCTCAGTTGGAGTATAAACCTCCTCCAGAGAAAAGGAGATGTCCTCCCTACACAG GGATGGCACAATTTGTTAGCAAGTTTGCTGAGCCAACTGATCCTGAATATTCTCCACCAATTGTTGAGGGTGAAAGTCGG GTCCAAAGAAGAGCTAGAATTCGAAAACTACGCCTTGAGGATGGTGCAAGAAAGGTTGCTGAAGAGTTGGAGAAAT ATGATCCATCTAAAGATCCAAATGCTACGGGTGATCCATACAAGACGCTTTTTGTTGCCAGGCTT AACTATGAGACAACTGAACACCGGATCAAGCGGGAGTTTGAAACTTATGGACCAATTAAGAGG GTACGTTTGGTTACAGATAAGGAAACAAATAAACCAAGAGGATATGGCTTTGTTGAATATGTGCATACACGTGACATGAAAA CTGCATACAAGCAAGCTGATGGAAAGAAGCTTGATAACAGACGAGTTCTTGTGGATGTTGAGCGGGGAAGAACTGTGCCAAATTGGAGGCCTCGAAGGTTGGGTGGTGGACTTGGTACAACTAGGACTGGAGGTGAAGAATTTACCCAGAAGCATTCTGTCAG GGAACATCAACAACTTGCTTCAGGTCAGTCTAGATCAGAGGAGCCAAGGGCAAGGGATGATCGGCTTCTGGATCG GGAGAAGTCTCGTGAAAGGGGGCGAGATCgggagagagaagagagacctCGTGAGCGTTCCCATGAAAGGGCCCGGGAGCCTAGAGAGGATAGGCACCACCATCACAGGGACCGAGATAGAAACAAAGAAAGGGAGAGAGATAGGGAAAAGGATAGAGATAGAGATAGAGAGAAAGATCGTGGTCGAGACCGTGACCATGACCGTGATCGAGCTCGTGGTAGGGACAAGGAAAGGAACCATGGTCGTGACTATGACCGTGAGCGTGAACGTGATCGTCCACGTGATAGGGATCGAGAACGAGAAAGAGACTATGATCAAGCTGGTTATGAAAGAGAAGGTGGTGGTTATATTCATGACAAGGATTCTGAATATGGCAGTCAGTCAAAGCATGGCAGGGAGAGGTCTGGCACAAGGGAGAGAAATGTTGAACATGACAATGGCCAAGAATGGTACGAAGGATTAAGAAATCAGTATGATGAGCCAAAGGGCCAGAAACACTATGATCATCCTCCGCCACATGACCTTGCAGAACAGACTGAGCGATCAAAGCAACGCCAAGATTATTATGAGCATAGGTCCTACGATCGGCTTCAGCctgattattttcaaaatcagcaTGGGTATGCAGATCTAGATCAACGTGAGGAGGGTGAGGCAGTAGGAGATGATTATGGATACCATCATTCTGAAAGGTCCTTGTCAAGGGAGCGACAAGGTTGA